A segment of the Branchiostoma floridae strain S238N-H82 chromosome 10, Bfl_VNyyK, whole genome shotgun sequence genome:
GAAAACCAAAGTGGGCTGTTTGACCGTAAAGAGCAATTTTGTTGAGTCTACCTCATTTTTGAGAAATCATTTTATGTAAGATTACAAACTATTTTCTATTCCAGGCCCCATCATATTCACCATGTACAGAAGATTACAAGATATCCGCCAGTCCCATGAGTTGTACCGTGTCCCCAACCCTCCCTCCAACCCCAAGCCAGCCAACCAGGCACCACAGGATGTCCAGCGCCAGACCCGTAAGGTCCGCAGAAACCTCCGCAAGGCCCCCCAGGTCCTCGGTGTGGACATGAACGAGGTGATGGACTCCTGTGAAGAAGCCGATCGTCACCTGAAGGCTGGGCACAGACCTGAGTACATTCCATCCAGAGGATTCTCAGACAACATGCCAAACAGGTGCACCCTTGGAGTTATCCTAAATCTTAGAATTTTTATGGACTCTTCACCTGCTCCAGCTGTCTTGTGCTAATGACCTATGAAAGTGTATCTGTAGAGGTGTGTACCTCATTTGCTGTACTCCATATATTGCTCAGTGCTCTTactttttcccttttttgtatCTGAAGATACATGAGATCATCCCCCACAGAAGAGGAGCTGGATAGAGCCTTAGACGAGCACGCTGAAAAAATCTACCACCACAAACTACAGACCCAGATGTTTGGGGAGGACCTCAGCGCCTCCAAGCTGCCGACCAAGAAGCGAGGGAAGAAAGTCCGCGCACAGGAGAAGCTCCACCAACTCGAGCAGGAGCGCCACAACGCCGTCCCCTTCAACCATGAACACCAGCTGCTCCGATCGGCGTGTACCATGGCCATGTTTGGTGAGGACCTGTCCGATAAGTCATCAGCGACCCGTAGAGCGCCCGCACAGCCCGGCCTGGTTGGAGGACGGAACCACCGAACCCACGACATGCAGGAAGCAGAGAAGCCGCGGTACCAGGTGAAACCTGAGCCTGATGATCAGGATGAGGCCGTCTACATCACCATGGCAGACCTGGACTTCCGCGCCAACAGACTGAAGCAAGCAGCCGACTGGGATCTCTCCTCTGACAGGACTGGTGAGAGTTTGAAACTCTGTGTTGAAAAGTTGTACTAACTTTGTGTTGAAGTATAGAGTTCTACTGTGTACTCCTGTTTTTTAGCTCTTCAGTGTAACATGATCGAGGTGGATGGAGAAACTGCATAGTCTCACTGAATCCTAACACAAACCTCCACTGCTGCTACTGAACTGAGTCaaaccttttctttctttcttttctttcagaaagttCAAGCAGGAAAGTAGTTTATAATTATATTCACGATGTTGCCATAGCTTTTCCTATcatctttttattttcatatgtCTTGCAAACTTATGTGACAACCAGGGCTTGTTGACATCTGTAAGAAAATTAGCCAGGTTGCCAAGTATTTTCCTTACAGCTTAATAATACTGTTGTGAACATCCCTCTGTGTTTTCTACTCTGTAGCCACTAAGCTGCCGTCCCTGGCTCCACAGCGCCACCATCTGGCTGGGAAGAGAACTGCAGCAGCCGCCACCATCCCTGGCCGCCACTCGGTGAGTTTCAGCACATGCATGTTGACTGGTTTATTGAAACTTATAGTAAACAGTTTTGGCATCAACTTTCAGGGTAAGAAAGGTAAGAAAGTAAGATCAAGGCAAGAAGTTTCTTGGTTTATACAATCACCAAAAAATTACTATTAATGATTAGGTTAAACACAAAGTTTAATACATTATGGACTCTCTGTCACCACTATAGCTGATGGACACAAAGCCACACATTGTTGCACCGTCCGTCAACGCTGCATCCAGCAACATCTCAGGCCACTACTTGGTGAGTTTCAACCTGTTGACTGATTTCTTGAGACTTACAGTTCACACTGGTGCAAAAGAGTAAAAAAATTGCAGTTGCATATGTATTGAGAATCAACATTAAGTAGACTGAAGTAGCTGCTTCACTACTGAACCACTTAGAATGTTCTTGCTTTGTATAAtcattgataaataaaaaaagttacctACCGATCAGCTTATTATATAACCAAACATTAACCATGGACTTTTCACCACTGCGTAGTTAAAGGAGCCAAAGCCTCCGGTTGCCGCAAAGTCTGACAACGCCATGGCAGCAGAGAATCTGCAGACCAAGAAGCGAGCATCCCACCGCAGGACGAGAGACAGCCGGGCCCTGAAGCGGCGCTGTGAGAGTCCCAGCGGCCCCGTGCGCAGCAAACACTAAGTCCTCAGGTTGCCCTGACATCCCTCATAGTATACATGGTCGTTCATAAACACTGTTTAACTCACAGATAGAAACCCCTCAAAAACCTCATTCCCCTTGGTTGGTTAAAACTATTCCTACCTCAGCctttgtacaacatgtatatatataaaagaacCTGTCAATGCTTGACAATTTTACTGGATATTTTTCCAGTTTGAAACATAAATCCATATCCTTTCATAAAACAACTCCCCACTAGTGAACATTTAAGGTTAAAAGTTACAACAAAACTTGTTCCATTGCGGTGCATGAGGtaagaaaaggggggggggaccAAACACCACAGACCTGCACATGAGGGATGTATTGGCCAAATCTTGCTAGAGGAATGTTCATGGTACAATCTAGAGAAATATGCCTGTAGCTAACAGATATCAGTGCCATAGACACTCCTTGAGTTATTTCGTAAGATCAAGGGTGTGTTTGAGTGATGCACTTTATCTCCTTAAAGCCTGCCATCAAACACCTCTAGTTAAGTACCAG
Coding sequences within it:
- the LOC118425029 gene encoding uncharacterized protein LOC118425029; protein product: MYRRLQDIRQSHELYRVPNPPSNPKPANQAPQDVQRQTRKVRRNLRKAPQVLGVDMNEVMDSCEEADRHLKAGHRPEYIPSRGFSDNMPNRYMRSSPTEEELDRALDEHAEKIYHHKLQTQMFGEDLSASKLPTKKRGKKVRAQEKLHQLEQERHNAVPFNHEHQLLRSACTMAMFGEDLSDKSSATRRAPAQPGLVGGRNHRTHDMQEAEKPRYQVKPEPDDQDEAVYITMADLDFRANRLKQAADWDLSSDRTGESLKLSTKLPSLAPQRHHLAGKRTAAAATIPGRHSLMDTKPHIVAPSVNAASSNISGHYLLKEPKPPVAAKSDNAMAAENLQTKKRASHRRTRDSRALKRRCESPSGPVRSKH